TCGGGTCGAATATCGCGCATTACCCGATGTGGTTGAGATGGCATACCCGTAGCAAAACTCACCTGCTTCACCCGCGATTGATTCATCAGGGCATCCTTAAAATCTTCCCAGCGTTCCTGAATCTCCTTGTCATTTTTGATCACTAACACATTTTCCCGATCGTAGCCAATATCCTCAGTCTGAATAAACCGAAGCTGCTGAATGACCAGCCCAGTGGTGATAATCAGACCAATAGATACGGCAAACTGGAAAATGATGAGCAGGTTACGCAGCTTTCCAGTCCGTAAAGAAGAAGCTGTTTTGCCCTTGAGTACCGCTACCGGGCGAAAAGCCGAAAGATAGAACGCGGGGTAACTACCGGCAATCAACCCTACCAAAATAACGCCCCCCACTAGCGATAGTAGTAAGCTTGGATGATTGAACCAATCAAATACAAGTTCTTTACCAGTCAAGGTATTGAAAGGAGTTCGTAAAGCCTCCACGCTACCAAGAGCCAATAAAACCGCTACTAGGGTGATTAGAATCGACTCAAATAGAAACTGAAAAACTAAATGCAAGCGGGGTGATCCCAGCACTTTCCGAACACCTACCTCTTTCGCTCGTCGGTTTGCCTGAGCAGTTGATAGGTTCATAAAGTTGATACAGGCGAGTAGTAGAATAAGTACGCCAACAATTACTAGCGTGTATACTGTAGTGATGCTTCCGTTGGCTTGGTGCTCGCGTAGTAAGTCGGAGTGCAAATGAATATCGGTGACTGCTTGTAATTCGTACGTCAGGTTAGTATCCTCATTGGGGCCAAAATCATTTGTGTCTAGAAATGGTTTAGCGTATTGTTCAGCAATTTGATTGAGCTTATCGGCCAAGCTAGCCATCCGTTCTGGGTTGTCTACTACGTCAGGACGGACTTTCAAGTAGGTATGCATGATGTTCCAAGCCCAGTTGCCACCGTCAGTAATTTCCTGATAACCTACTGTTGGAACCAGCATATCGAAGGGAAAGTGAGTAGCCGAAGGAGGGGCAACCACCCCTGTAATCTGGCGAGCAGTACGATTTCCTCCAAACAGAATTTCTTTACCCAGCACTTCATCGCGTTCTACCGATCCAATTCCGAAGTATCGCTCGGCAGTAGCCTTTGTGAGTACTATTGCGTTAGGTACTTGTAGTGCCTGTTTATCACCAGCAATTAGGTTGAAATCCAGTACCCCTAAGAACGAAGAATCAGCAATGTAAATGGAGGTTTCTCGGAAAACCTTTTCTTGCCCATCATTTTCATCATTGGGCAGGCGCATGGTGGAATGATTCCAAGTAAACACCCGAGCTACGGATTCTACTTCGGGAATATCTTGTTTGATGGCTTCGTACAGTGGTGGGGGAGTAGTGGCCAACTGGTAGCCTTCGCCACCGTTGGTAACAACACGGAAAACTCGTTCGACATCCTGATGAAATTGGTCGTAGCTCATTTCATCTACCACGTACCAGGTGATAAATAGACTGGTTGCCAATCCTAAAGCTAATCCTACAATATTAATCGTAGTATGAAACTTTTGCCGATAAGCGTGACGTAGTGCGAGAGTGAAGTATTTTTTAATCATAACTTTTGGCTGGGGGCAGGGAGCGGCGAGCAGGGCTACTGTGGCGCAGAATGCGCCAAGCCCTCAGCTCCCCGCCAGATTAGTCAATTATTTCTATCGTGTTAATGGCAAACGTGTTAGTCGCTAGGTCTTGGGAATAGGTGATTTGGATGGATTGAAAGCTAATAGCACCTCCCACCTGAAATGCTTCACTAATGCCATTCGGTAGTTCTATTTTTCCCGTAGCTTGGGCTATTCTCTTTTTTCCAAATATTCCCAAAAACGACCGTCGGATATTGAGCGACTCGAAAGTTAGCTCTACTTCTTCTTTGGCCAGGAATCGGCAGGTATGGATTAAATCCTCCCGGGAAGTATTTTCGTCCAAGAGTATTTCGGTTGTAATTATTTGGTCACCGCTAGCATTGATTTTTGCCGTTCTGCTTATCGGTACTGGGTTTTCACTCAAGTCGTTAGCTAATATGGTGCAACTTCCAGTGAGTTCGATTAATACGGTCAGAGTTAGTATAATGACGTTGAAATTGAAAATCATAATTATAAGCGTTTAGTTTCCACTAAGTTTTCTGCAAGCCTGATTCCAAAAAAAATAGACTAATTGTAAGTGTCTAAAAGTGAACATGTTATAGGTGGTTTATCTGAAAGCCTACATGCTAAATGTTCGTTTTTGATACAGTGCGGTGTCTGTTTCTGATACGCTGAGCCAAGTAGTTAATGTATTCTCTGTTCCCTGAGTCTTGCCCGATTACTCATTTCGAAGACTATCTACTGGATTAGCCAAAGCGGCCTTCACTGACTGATAACTAACTGTAAGCAGGGCGACCAGTGCTGAGAAACCGATAGCTACTACGAACGTACTAGCTCCAATATCAATCTGATAGGTGAAATTCATGAGCCACTGCTGCATTAGGTAGTAGGCGATAGGGGCAGCGAGCATGAACGCGATCCCTACTAACACGATAAATTCTTTAGAGAACAAAACCAGGATACTGCTAATGGAGGCTCCTAGCACCTTACGAATACCTACTTCTTTGGTGCGACGTACCGCCATGAAAGAAATTAGTCCGTAGAGACCCAAACAGCCAATGAAAATGGTGATTCCCGCTAGTATTTTAAATAATTGGGTGAGCCGGGCTTCTTCTTGATAGTAGGCGGCAATGCTTTCATCCAAAAAGCGATAGTCAAAAATATACTCAGGATAGGTAGCTGCCCAGGTCGCTTCTAGCTGCTGAATGGTTTCCGATAAGCTGGTAGATGCGTCTTTGGCAGATGCTAGGTTGAGCTTTATATTGACCGTATTGTAATCTCGTGGTCTCATCATAAAGCCAAGATAATTAATGTCTCCCTTCAGCGATCCAGTATGGAAATTCTCCACTACTCCAATAACCGTATAGGCATTTTCACCTCCAGTTAATACAGTTTCGTTTAGAGCCTCAACTGGTTCGGAAAATCCCATTCTTTCACTTAGTTTTCGGTTGAGAATAACTTGTTTTGAAGTGTCACTGGGAAGGAAATTTCTCCCGGCAAGTAAAGGAATTTGAAAAAGCTCTAGGTACTGCTCATCAATAGATTGTCGTTCAAATACGGTGCCCTCACTACCTTCCGCAGCACTCTTCCTTTTTATATCCCAGTGCGAGGTACTTCGCCTAAATCCAGATGGAGAACTGGAAGCAAAGCTAACGGATGCTACTGCCGGATTATTTTTCCATTGATTTTCCAATGTTTCTAGAGTGGATAATTCTGGGTTTTTCCCTTCGGGCAGGTGAGCGGTAATTACCGCTTCTTTATCAAAACCCAGCTCGGCATTGCGGAAGTAATCCATTTGCTTTATGACGATGATGGTGCTGATAATAAAAACTTGGGCGATTACGAACTGGAGCGTAACTAGTCCTCGTCGTAATTGTATACCTCGTTGGGTTCGTCCGCCTATTTTATTTTTAAGAGCAGCTACCGGATTGAACCGCGACATCATTAAGGCAGGGTAGATACCGGCTAGCAAAGCAACCCCAACAATGATAGCGATCAGGGAAATCAGCACGAACGAATCGGATAGTAACAACTCGGTGGTTTCTACTTGAAGTAAATCACTGGCGGATACAGTTACTAGTTCTGCAGCGCCCAGAGCCAGTACCCCCGCCGTTAGCGTTACGATAAATGTTTCTCCCAGAAATTGAAAAGTCAGTTGGGCGCGGTTGCCCCCCATCGTTTTACGAATACCTACCTCCTTAGAACGA
This region of Tunicatimonas pelagia genomic DNA includes:
- a CDS encoding ABC transporter permease codes for the protein MFRNYLKTALRHLLKNRVTTSVNVLGLALGISCVLIILTIVRYERSYDQFHSDADRIYRVVRVSGGDGPTEYRAGISYPVPDALKEDMTIAKGVTATFHIGDMQVSIIDGTTDEVQRQFQEDDGITFADANFFRVFDFKDVGFRWIAGNPETALKEPFTAVLNQTLANKYFPEGNALGNTLKLDNLIDVKVTGVVTDLPANSDFPFKIMVSYATLNTEGLFKNSFSDWYSVSDEHYGYVLLNEGITVAEAEAQILEIHAARVDEKLAKTRLYKLQPLREVHTDARFGNYRSRTVSSEIIWALLIIGLFVIGTASINFVNLSTAQSVLRSKEVGIRKTMGGNRAQLTFQFLGETFIVTLTAGVLALGAAELVTVSASDLLQVETTELLLSDSFVLISLIAIIVGVALLAGIYPALMMSRFNPVAALKNKIGGRTQRGIQLRRGLVTLQFVIAQVFIISTIIVIKQMDYFRNAELGFDKEAVITAHLPEGKNPELSTLETLENQWKNNPAVASVSFASSSPSGFRRSTSHWDIKRKSAAEGSEGTVFERQSIDEQYLELFQIPLLAGRNFLPSDTSKQVILNRKLSERMGFSEPVEALNETVLTGGENAYTVIGVVENFHTGSLKGDINYLGFMMRPRDYNTVNIKLNLASAKDASTSLSETIQQLEATWAATYPEYIFDYRFLDESIAAYYQEEARLTQLFKILAGITIFIGCLGLYGLISFMAVRRTKEVGIRKVLGASISSILVLFSKEFIVLVGIAFMLAAPIAYYLMQQWLMNFTYQIDIGASTFVVAIGFSALVALLTVSYQSVKAALANPVDSLRNE
- a CDS encoding ABC transporter permease, yielding MIKKYFTLALRHAYRQKFHTTINIVGLALGLATSLFITWYVVDEMSYDQFHQDVERVFRVVTNGGEGYQLATTPPPLYEAIKQDIPEVESVARVFTWNHSTMRLPNDENDGQEKVFRETSIYIADSSFLGVLDFNLIAGDKQALQVPNAIVLTKATAERYFGIGSVERDEVLGKEILFGGNRTARQITGVVAPPSATHFPFDMLVPTVGYQEITDGGNWAWNIMHTYLKVRPDVVDNPERMASLADKLNQIAEQYAKPFLDTNDFGPNEDTNLTYELQAVTDIHLHSDLLREHQANGSITTVYTLVIVGVLILLLACINFMNLSTAQANRRAKEVGVRKVLGSPRLHLVFQFLFESILITLVAVLLALGSVEALRTPFNTLTGKELVFDWFNHPSLLLSLVGGVILVGLIAGSYPAFYLSAFRPVAVLKGKTASSLRTGKLRNLLIIFQFAVSIGLIITTGLVIQQLRFIQTEDIGYDRENVLVIKNDKEIQERWEDFKDALMNQSRVKQVSFATGMPSQPHRVMRDIRPEGSSGGQGMQWFLIDPDYVATLGLEVIAGRGFQEDRASDREGILLNESAVRVLGLTDPVGKTIIKNQGADDEERLQVLGVIKNFHLESFDQWVKPIAFKIFSPTFLSDYVAVRLTTGDASDGVEQVREIWSQFEPDNPFVYSFLDEDFDRLFRAEQRLGKVLSVFTVLAILVACLGLLGLASFVASQRTKEVGIRKVLGASVQQITYLLSKDFIRLVLIAFVIATPISYWLATQWLENFAYRTEVGIGIFVLAGFSALLIAWLTVSYQSVRAALANPVDSLRNE